A part of Parvimonas micra genomic DNA contains:
- a CDS encoding AbiH family protein produces the protein MNITFFIGNGFDINIGLKTKYSDFLDYYLDSKKLENFKDKNLSDEKILKKEHIESFKKYVKDNKDFWWSKGELALGKYTSELSEGEGKRFLNCQRDFANELSKYLQSQEKNIDYKLNKEIIIKSFNNLSNIRELFPYKIKQQLSEVYNKFIDENYFYNFVSFNYTSTIKNCIELLETKTINTRSFQFSTRSEYIDNIYNIHGDFNNMILGVNDESQITNIKVFNCENGKEYIDGLIKENTIQGTYSNIEEEVGNLIKGSKIIFIYGMSIGETDKRWWERIIRWLKDDEMNQLIIYKRKKYEESVLPADNKIFEKESKNSILKYSEFSKEDNENLKNRIIIISENIFKNIENIAKFY, from the coding sequence GTGAATATAACATTTTTTATTGGTAATGGATTTGATATAAATATAGGTTTGAAAACTAAATATAGTGATTTTTTAGATTATTATCTAGATTCAAAAAAATTAGAAAATTTTAAAGATAAAAATCTAAGTGATGAGAAAATACTGAAAAAAGAGCATATAGAAAGTTTTAAAAAATATGTAAAAGATAATAAAGATTTTTGGTGGTCTAAAGGTGAATTGGCTTTAGGAAAATATACGTCTGAATTATCTGAAGGTGAAGGTAAAAGATTTTTAAATTGTCAAAGAGATTTTGCTAATGAATTGTCAAAATACTTACAAAGTCAAGAAAAAAATATTGATTATAAACTTAATAAAGAAATAATAATTAAATCATTTAATAACTTAAGTAATATAAGGGAATTATTTCCATATAAAATTAAACAACAGCTTTCAGAAGTTTATAATAAATTTATAGATGAAAATTATTTTTATAATTTTGTTTCTTTTAATTATACTTCAACTATAAAAAATTGTATCGAACTACTGGAAACAAAAACTATAAATACTCGTAGTTTTCAGTTTTCAACAAGATCTGAATATATTGATAATATATATAACATACATGGTGATTTTAATAATATGATATTAGGTGTGAATGATGAATCTCAAATTACTAATATTAAAGTTTTTAATTGCGAAAACGGTAAAGAGTATATTGATGGTTTAATAAAAGAAAATACTATCCAAGGCACATATTCTAATATAGAAGAGGAAGTTGGAAATTTAATAAAAGGAAGTAAAATTATTTTTATTTATGGTATGTCAATTGGGGAAACTGATAAAAGATGGTGGGAAAGGATTATTAGATGGTTAAAAGATGATGAAATGAATCAATTGATTATTTATAAGCGAAAAAAATATGAAGAATCAGTATTACCAGCTGATAATAAAATATTTGAAAAAGAATCAAAAAATTCAATTTTAAAATATAGTGAATTTAGCAAAGAAGATAATGAAAATCTAAAAAATAGAATTATTATTATAAGTGAAAATATTTTTAAAAACATCGAAAATATTGCTAAATTTTATTAA